In Musa acuminata AAA Group cultivar baxijiao chromosome BXJ2-10, Cavendish_Baxijiao_AAA, whole genome shotgun sequence, a genomic segment contains:
- the LOC135625316 gene encoding mitochondrial phosphate carrier protein 3, mitochondrial-like: MAIFEEPPNSPFPSILSSSPSPVGSVEPASSMEALPRGSDSVEATRETRKIEMYSPLYYAACTFGGLASCGLTHMAITPLDVVKCNMQIDPEKYKSISSGFGVLLEEQGFRGFFKGWVPTLLGYSAQGACKFGFYELFKKFYADLTGPKHASKYKTLIYLAGAASAEVIADIALCPMEAVKVRVQTQPRFARGLTDGLPKFIKSEGVLGLYKGLLPLWGRQIPYTMMKFASFETIVEMIYKHAIPKPKEQCSKTLQLAVSFAGGYVAGVFCAVISHPADNLVSFLNNAKGATVTDAVRQLGLWGLFTRGLPLRIVMIGTLTGAQWGIYDAFKVLVGLQTTGGLIPPTTSNQEHAKQS, translated from the exons ATGGCGATCTTCGAGGAACCTCCCAATTCGCCCTTccccagcatcctctcctcttctccctcccCCGTTGGGTCGGTGGAGCCCGCCTCCAGCATGGAAGCCCTGCCGCGCGGGTCCGATTCTGTGGAGGCCACAAGGGAGACCCGGAAGATCGAGATGTATTCGCCGCTCTACTACGCTGCTTGCACCTTCGGTGGCCTCGCCAGCTGCGGCCTCACTCACATGGCCATTACCCCGCTCGACGTTGTCAAGTGCAATATGCAA ATTGACCCAGAAAAGTACAAGAGCATCTCATCAGGATTTGGTGTTTTGCTAGAAGAGCAAGGATTCAGAGGCTTCTTCAAGGGTTGGGTGCCAACCCTGCTTGGTTATAGTGCTCAGGGTGCATGCAAGTTTGGATTTTATGAGTTGTTTAAGAAGTTCTATGCAGACCTTACTGGACCcaagcatgcatcaaaatataagaCGCTCATTTACCTCGCCGGAGCTGCTTCTGCTGAAGTAATTGCTGATATCGCTCTTTGCCCCATGGAGGCTGTGAAGGTACGGGTGCAAACACAACCACGGTTTGCTAGGGGCTTGACTGATGGACTTCCCAAGTTTATCAAATCAGAAGGTGTTCTAGG GTTATATAAGGGACTCCTTCCACTTTGGGGACGTCAGATTCCTT ATACAATGATgaaatttgcttcttttgagacaaTTGTTGAGATGATATACAAGCATGCCATTCCCAAGCCAAAGGAGCAGTGTAGCAAAACGCTGCAGCTTGCAGTGAGCTTTGCTGGTGGCTATGTGGCTGGGGTATTCTGTGCCGTGATATCTCATCCTGCTGACAACCTGGTCTCTTTTCTCAACAATGCAAAGGGCGCGACTGTCACTGAC GCCGTAAGACAACTTGGTTTATGGGGCCTTTTCACCCGTGGTCTTCCGCTGCGTATTGTTATGATTGGTACTCTGACTGGAGCACAATGGGGAATCTACGATGCCTTCAAAGTCCTCGTTGGCCT gCAAACAACCGGTGGGCTCATACCTCCAACCACTTCGAACCAAGAACATGCAAAACAAAGTTGA
- the LOC103969917 gene encoding transcription factor HEC2-like: MDVDYLSSPAEAQMDLTTMVREMENLGGLSEAPLQPSESYSGGPSSHAFCSAGASTSLLVGGAPSSSAFGGPQDLLTPVFSNSPAAAELALRGASHGCGRRPSVAAMREMIFRIAAMQPIHIDPESVRPPKRRNVKISKDPQSVAARHRRERISERIRILQQLVPGGTKMDTASMLDEAIHYMKFLKSQLQSLQRAAAAHRGAGAAGTADFSMHGTGSSDGSCSCFLKGDGAPEQGFTMNTF; the protein is encoded by the coding sequence ATGGATGTTGACTACTTGAGCTCCCCAGCAGAGGCTCAAATGGATCTGACAACGATGGTGAGGGAGATGGAGAATTTAGGTGGGTTATCCGAAGCACCGCTGCAGCCATCGGAAAGCTACTCAGGTGGACCGTCGTCGCATGCATTCTGCAGTGCTGGTGCTAGCACCTCTTTGCTTGTGGGGGGTGCGCCATCATCGTCAGCTTTCGGCGGTCCTCAGGACCTCCTCACGCCTGTGTTTTCGAACTCGCCGGCCGCAGCCGAGCTGGCGCTGAGAGGCGCGTCGCACGGCTGCGGGCGGCGGCCCTCGGTGGCTGCCATGAGGGAGATGATATTTCGCATTGCAGCGATGCAGCCGATCCACATCGACCCGGAGTCGGTGAGGCCGCCGAAGCGGCGGAACGTGAAGATATCGAAGGACCCGCAGAGCGTGGCGGCCAGGCACCGGAGGGAGCGGATCAGCGAGAGGATCCGGATACTGCAGCAGCTCGTCCCGGGGGGCACGAAGATGGACACCGCGTCGATGCTCGACGAGGCGATCCACTACATGAAGTTCCTCAAGAGCCAGCTGCAGTCCCTTCAGCGGGCAGCCGCCGCGCACCGAGGCGCCGGGGCTGCCGGCACCGCCGACTTCTCCATGCATGGTACAGGGTCCTCAGATGGGAGCTGCTCGTGCTTCCTCAAAGGCGACGGGGCGCCGGAGCAGGGGTTCACCATGAACACCTTTTGA
- the LOC103969219 gene encoding uncharacterized protein LOC103969219 isoform X2 — translation MWWEGGRFSWGAKEGRAGIVVVFVWPSSLERQLEPFIQLYSSFGWRSLICHADFFTLYFPEKATSLADGVLKELVQELNVSPLPIVFSAFSGAPRGCMYKVLQLIDGKCEGRLSVDNYQLVKDCLCGQIYDSSPVDFTGDLGTRFILHPTVLKRSHPPRVVSWMAKALASGLSTFFIDRFEGQHADYLQTLYSSANVGPFLIFCSEDDELAPYPVVCNFAHHLEELGGDVKLIKWNSSPHVGHHKHHAADYKTAVSELLSKAATIYSERRRQFHVQQGGQRGVTNDPCDHFLLPSSMEYHDTRDGCSTQDEQKCEIFHLPNAPSINAHSVLAQILFDGYVPKNVEGWDIKPNSSLTGRQTLPSGHRHARFSPMKHTRRSRL, via the exons ATGTGGTGGGAGGGGGGGCGGTTCAGCTGGGGGGCCAAGGAGGGACGCGCCGGGATCGTGGTGGTGTTCGTGTGGCCTTCGAGCCTGGAGAGGCAGCTCGAGCCCTTCATCCAGCTCTACTCGTCCTTCGGATGGCGATCTCTCATCTGTCATGCCGATTTCTTCACGCT ATATTTTCCAGAGAAGGCTACATCACTGGCTGATGGTGTTCTTAAAGAGCTTGTTCAG GAACTAAATGTTTCACCATTACCTATTGTCTTTTCGGCTTTTTCCGGGGCACCAAGAGGTTGCATGTACAAGGTCCTTCAG TTGATTGACGGAAAATGTGAAGGGAGACTTAGTGTG GATAATTATCAGCTTGTAAAAGACTGTTTATGTGGGCAAATATATGATTCTAGTCCAGTAGACTTTACCGGTGATTTGGGCACTCGATTTATCCTTCATCCGACTGTTCTCAAGAGGTCCCACCCACCTAGAGTTGTTTCATGGATGGCAAAGGCCTTAGCATCTGGTCTCAGCACTTTCTTCATAGACAGATTTGAAGGACAGCATGCTGACTATTTGCAGACTCTGTATTCTTCTGCT AATGTGGGTCCTTTCCTCATATTTTGTTCAGAAGATGATGAACTCGCTCCATATCCAGTTGTCTGTAATTTTGCTCATCATCTAGAGGAGCTAGGAGGTGATGTCAAGCTAATAAAATGGAATAGCTCCCCTCATGTAG gccaTCACAAGCATCATGCCGCTGACTACAAGACTGCTGTGTCTGAGTTATTGAGCAAAGCAGCTACAATCTACTCAGAAAGAAGGCGACAATTCCATGTACAACAAGGGGGCCAAAGGGGAGTAACAAATGATCCATGTGATCATTTCTTACTGCCAAGCTCCATGGAGTACCATGACACCAGAGATGGATGCTCCACTCAGGATGAGCAAAAGTGTGAGATATTTCACTTGCCGAACGCACCGAGCATCAATGCTCATAGCGTCCTAGCTCAGATTCTTTTTGATGGATACGTTCCTAAGAATGTAGAAGGCTGGGACATAAAGCCCAACTCATCCTTAACCGGGAGGCAAACACTCCCTTCTGGTCATCGGCATGCACGATTCAGTCCGATGAAACACACAAGACGATCCAGATTGTAA
- the LOC103969219 gene encoding uncharacterized protein LOC103969219 isoform X1 has product MWWEGGRFSWGAKEGRAGIVVVFVWPSSLERQLEPFIQLYSSFGWRSLICHADFFTLYFPEKATSLADGVLKELVQELNVSPLPIVFSAFSGAPRGCMYKVLQLIDGKCEGRLSVDNYQLVKDCLCGQIYDSSPVDFTGDLGTRFILHPTVLKRSHPPRVVSWMAKALASGLSTFFIDRFEGQHADYLQTLYSSANVGPFLIFCSEDDELAPYPVVCNFAHHLEELGGDVKLIKWNSSPHVDLFPPAGHHKHHAADYKTAVSELLSKAATIYSERRRQFHVQQGGQRGVTNDPCDHFLLPSSMEYHDTRDGCSTQDEQKCEIFHLPNAPSINAHSVLAQILFDGYVPKNVEGWDIKPNSSLTGRQTLPSGHRHARFSPMKHTRRSRL; this is encoded by the exons ATGTGGTGGGAGGGGGGGCGGTTCAGCTGGGGGGCCAAGGAGGGACGCGCCGGGATCGTGGTGGTGTTCGTGTGGCCTTCGAGCCTGGAGAGGCAGCTCGAGCCCTTCATCCAGCTCTACTCGTCCTTCGGATGGCGATCTCTCATCTGTCATGCCGATTTCTTCACGCT ATATTTTCCAGAGAAGGCTACATCACTGGCTGATGGTGTTCTTAAAGAGCTTGTTCAG GAACTAAATGTTTCACCATTACCTATTGTCTTTTCGGCTTTTTCCGGGGCACCAAGAGGTTGCATGTACAAGGTCCTTCAG TTGATTGACGGAAAATGTGAAGGGAGACTTAGTGTG GATAATTATCAGCTTGTAAAAGACTGTTTATGTGGGCAAATATATGATTCTAGTCCAGTAGACTTTACCGGTGATTTGGGCACTCGATTTATCCTTCATCCGACTGTTCTCAAGAGGTCCCACCCACCTAGAGTTGTTTCATGGATGGCAAAGGCCTTAGCATCTGGTCTCAGCACTTTCTTCATAGACAGATTTGAAGGACAGCATGCTGACTATTTGCAGACTCTGTATTCTTCTGCT AATGTGGGTCCTTTCCTCATATTTTGTTCAGAAGATGATGAACTCGCTCCATATCCAGTTGTCTGTAATTTTGCTCATCATCTAGAGGAGCTAGGAGGTGATGTCAAGCTAATAAAATGGAATAGCTCCCCTCATGTAG acttgtttcctcctgcaggccaTCACAAGCATCATGCCGCTGACTACAAGACTGCTGTGTCTGAGTTATTGAGCAAAGCAGCTACAATCTACTCAGAAAGAAGGCGACAATTCCATGTACAACAAGGGGGCCAAAGGGGAGTAACAAATGATCCATGTGATCATTTCTTACTGCCAAGCTCCATGGAGTACCATGACACCAGAGATGGATGCTCCACTCAGGATGAGCAAAAGTGTGAGATATTTCACTTGCCGAACGCACCGAGCATCAATGCTCATAGCGTCCTAGCTCAGATTCTTTTTGATGGATACGTTCCTAAGAATGTAGAAGGCTGGGACATAAAGCCCAACTCATCCTTAACCGGGAGGCAAACACTCCCTTCTGGTCATCGGCATGCACGATTCAGTCCGATGAAACACACAAGACGATCCAGATTGTAA